TGATTCCATGCCGTCACGGCGCACATTGCGCACGGCGATTTTGCCTTTCTCGCCATATTCACCGGCAAGCTTCGCCAAATCCTTGCGACGCTCTTCAGTCAGGTCCGGCATGGGCAAGCGGATCGTCTGGCCATCCGTCATTGGGTTGAGGCCGAGGTTTGCCTTTGCAATGCCTTTCTCGACCGCACTGACATTGGACTTGTCCCACACCTGAACGCTCAACATACGTGGCTCTGGTGCTGACACAGTCGCTACTTGCGACAATGGCATCATCGCACCGTACACTTCAGCCACAACGGGATCGAGCAGGCTGGTGTTCGCGCGGCCGGTGCGCAATCCGCTCAGGTCTCCCTTTAGTGATTCCACTGCGCCTTTCATACGGCGCTCGATATCGGCCTTGTCATATTGTGGCATGGCTTAGGCTTCCTCTTGTACGATTGTCTGTACGCCATTTCCTTCGAGTACACGGGCGACATTGCCTTTTTCGCGGATCGAGAAGACGACGATGGGAATTGAGTTTTCGCGGCAAAGTGCGACCGCGGTTGCGTCCATAA
The Altererythrobacter ishigakiensis genome window above contains:
- the frr gene encoding ribosome recycling factor; this encodes MPQYDKADIERRMKGAVESLKGDLSGLRTGRANTSLLDPVVAEVYGAMMPLSQVATVSAPEPRMLSVQVWDKSNVSAVEKGIAKANLGLNPMTDGQTIRLPMPDLTEERRKDLAKLAGEYGEKGKIAVRNVRRDGMESLKADEKKKEISEDERKRLEDEVQKMTDSHIADIDAAVEKKVQEILTQ